Genomic DNA from Ilyobacter polytropus DSM 2926:
CTGTGGCAAAAATCGAAAATACCATAGCCCAGATAAGTGCATAACCGAATTTTGCACCTGCTATAGATGCTGTGGTGATAGTTCCCGGGCCGATGAATGCTGCAGTAACAATTGCAGCAGGTCCCATAGTTTTCAACTTTTGTAGAAACCCCTTTTTTTCTACTAGTACAGTTGCTGATTCCATAATAATTCCCCCTTTTTAAATTTAAACGTTCCACATATTAAACCGACGGTTTATTTAAATTGTATAATTAAAGTTCCCTTTGCCTCACCTTACAAAATCTACGTGGCTGACAGGAACTTATGTGTTCTTAATTGTGAATATAATAAAAAGTCGCTATACTTTCAAGGTAATAGTTTTGAAAGTAAAACGACTTTTAACTTTTCCAGTTTAAGAATAAAGGGTAGCTTTATTCTTGCCAGTAAGTTGCCATTTACTCTGTTTATGATCTTTCTATTTTCTATGTCTGAAGTATATGTTATTTTTCTTTTTATGTCAAATTTTTTATGAATTTTTTTTAATTTTAATCTTAACAATTTAAAATTATTTAATAAAATCCATTGTTTCTGGGCTTACTTTGACATTCTCTGTCCTGATATGCTATCTTATATTAAAAGGCAAAAAATAACAGGAGATGATGAATATATTATGACTATTAATGATAATAGCATTAATCAGAGCTTGGATAAGGCTTTGAGCCTACTAGAATATTTCGATGCTGAAAACCCAACTAGGGGGCTCAGTGAAATTTCTCGTCTTTCTTCTATTCCTAAAGCAACTGTATATAGATTGTTAAACACCTTTGAAAAAAACGGATATCTCATAAAAGTAGATACCGGAGGTAAACAGGGGCAGTACAAGCTTGGAATGAAATTTCTAGAAATGGGAACTGTTGTTTCTGAATCCATAGAGTTAAAAGAGATCGCTTTCCCTTATATGAAAAAACTGAGAGATGAGATAAATGAAGATGTACAGTTAGTAGTAAGAGACAAAGACCATGCTATCTATGTGGAAAAACTAATTAGCAAACATCCAGTGAGACTCTATACAAAAATAGGTCGGACTGCTTCCCTAAATGCCGGGGCGTGTCCAAGGGCAATTCTTTCTTTTTTGAAAGATGATG
This window encodes:
- a CDS encoding IclR family transcriptional regulator; its protein translation is MTINDNSINQSLDKALSLLEYFDAENPTRGLSEISRLSSIPKATVYRLLNTFEKNGYLIKVDTGGKQGQYKLGMKFLEMGTVVSESIELKEIAFPYMKKLRDEINEDVQLVVRDKDHAIYVEKLISKHPVRLYTKIGRTASLNAGACPRAILSFLKDDEIQAIIENTEFVKYTENTIMDKEKLWESIKESRKDGYTISYSEMEMQTIGIGAPIFDYRKNVIGALSTAGPDQRFTADKFPDIIKKVKDTAIKISRELGYKG